A stretch of DNA from Excalfactoria chinensis isolate bCotChi1 chromosome 6, bCotChi1.hap2, whole genome shotgun sequence:
ACCTCTCTACTGTGAGCAAAAAAACCATCCAAAGTGTGTCAAAACTACCTCTGAAACTCACTGTGGCTCCAGAATTATTTTTGAGCCCAACTGTGTGCATGCCTTGACTCATCTGGAAGAGGTAAAAAGCCCTTCCCTGGCCTTGGTGTGCTCTCACACCACAGCCACCACCACCCTTTTTACTCCTCATGGCTATGAGCAAGCCACAGCTTGAAATAAAAGGAGTGGGCAGGTGATAACACAGTCATGCGAGCACCTTGCTGCATGTCCACTGTGCCACAGCAGGAAAGCCAGGCATCAGCCCACTGGGCAGTGCAAGCACAGGGCCTGCACACCAAGCTTTCTTTCTATGCCATAAACTCACAAGTAAAAAAATCCACTTTCTGGGAGCACAAACAAGTGAtggcacagggagcagcaccAGGGACAGACAATAAGGACAAAAACACATGCTCAGGAAAGGATCCAGCAATCAGTATTTCCCAGCATCTTAGCAGATGAGGGAAATGGTGCTGAGCCATCTCCTTTGAGCCTCAGTGCACTGCAAAAGAGATACACATCCATACAGTAAGGCAAAGAGCTCTTTCTAAAGCACGTTCTCATCAGAACTCAAAGCTTCAGTAGCTTCCCAGCTGGAAACATGGCCACTCAGCACCGCCATTTTGATAGACTTTGGGAAATCTGAGGCGTGGAGGTCAACCGAGTGTTGTGTGACAATAGGAAGTTCAGGCACAGACTGTTATCATACACAGTGGCACCCTAACTGAATGAGCATGAAACTGCGTGACCTGCAGTCAGgcatttgaaagcagaaatgtgcaACAAGGTTGCGGGTGCTGCCTCAAGTAGCACAAAAAATAGGAACAGCACACAACACAGGAGCTACCATAGATTTTGGTATGAACTGAAAATCAGCACCGCTGTAGTATGAACTCATTCCCTGTCATCATACTGGGTCTTTGTCAAACATAAACTGGAATTGAATGCAGCACCTATGTAAAATACCTTCCCCATGTTGGGCAGAAAATATCTGGACACTGATTAGTTGTTACAGGCCTAAGAGAAGCCTAGGATAACTTCTCTCACTGCGTGCAAAAAACATTACCTCTATGAGCTATGTTAAAGCACAACAAAAGCTGCCAGTTGGCTCAAATTCAGAGGGATTTCAAAACCTGAGGTTACACAGCCTACATCAAGCCTTCAGATTTTTTGCAGTCCAGACACCAGATGAAACCAAACAACAATGACTCTTCACTCCTTCCAGCATGAAAGGGGAGCGCAAAATGCTCCAGAGGGGCAGGCTCCTGCAGAAAGGCTCGGGGCAACATGTGGATATTCACCCCCCCGCCGCAATATAGCAAACAGAGTTATGAGGATCCAAAGACTGGGAGAAACTCACTTGCTGGTTGGCCATTGTGTGATACCACCAGAAAAGTCTTGTAGTGATGTAGTAAGCCACCACCACGTCCACAGTGTAGTGGTCATGAGCAAGGAGGATGCAGAACATCCCAACCATGCTGAGTGTCCAGCAAAGCCAGTGATACCACCAGAGTCGCCGTGGGGAATCTGCAAAGAAGCACAAGCAGGCGGTTAAGGAGCATGCAGAGGAGGGCCGCCAAAAtgacccaagggatggaacacctctcctaacagggcaggctgagagagctggggcttttcagACTGGATGAAAaaaggctctagggagacctgagagcagcctctcagtatctaaaggggagctgtaagaaagaaggggacagtctttagcagggtctgtttgacaggacaaggagaaatggtttcaaactaacagaggggagatttaaattggatatatggaagaagttttttacaataagggtaaTGAGGCAATGGCACAGACTGCCTGAAGAGGCAgcggctgccccatccctggggtcAGGAAGGGTCAGACTGGACAGGACAGgatctgagcacctgatggagctgtaggcatctctgttcattgcagagggaTTGAACTAAATGACCCTTAAGGGTTTCTTCCAACgcaaatgattctatgatttcaaaACATCATCAACACTCAGGACTATTGCTGTAATTAGAAGAGGATGCAGACTGCAATCCTGGGTAGGTAGACGAGTTAAGATTaagagcagaaatgctgagatgaCAGAAGCATCACCATTCTGTCAAGGTGCAGCTTAACATCGTACTTAGAGGTAATGAGACACTTGAAAAATAGAAGGGTTACGAAACCTTTGAGAGACAGGCCAGATACATAAAAATCTAACATATCCTGGTATGTAAAATTAACTGTTGTGAACTTCAATATCAATTCTACATAGATGACAACCCATTCCTCCATCTTTTCGCAGCTCTGGCATGCATCCCTCTAGACAAGATGATGCTGTTAAAATACCATCCATGGGGCATGATTCAATGAAGGTATAAACTATATTCTAGacaaaacactggaaataaatTTTATACTTCAGACATGCATGGGAAGGTGTTGTATTTTGCCtccaaagttttctttttcagtaaaatCCATGTCCTTGaagttacatttcttttatttaatggGAATGGGTGCACTTTCACTTACATGGTATTCACCAATTGGCACATTCTTTGGTGAGCTGGGAATTTATACAGCAGGAGATTCCTGACGAACATACTTACACTCTTTGATAAATAAGTACGTGAGAGTTAATATGACGGTGTGGCCGCTGTACAGATAGTCGCCGCACATGTTGTGGGATCCTGTGATGGACAATCCTCCGCCAGCTATCAGCTTCATTATCCTTCGCAGGTGAGATTCCCAGTCTCCAAAAAGCTGGTGGAAGAGCAAACTGCAAATGAATGACGTCAAAGCACTGCTAGCCTTCCCAAATTTAAAGCACGCCATTAGTCAGCAACTTTCTGTTTCACTTGTCCTCTCTTTTTGCCTTGATATATAAGAATTTACTCAGTAATGTGTGCACAAGGTCAAGGCTACATGCACctgcttccatttgttttttgaagcattctcaagagagaaaaacaagaaaattattACAACTTCCCCACAAATACAGTATCCCAAAGGATAGAgttttttctcctgcaggaaaATACTGTGGTGGGAATCTTCAAGACCACATAAGGGGTTCAGATTTTTCATTGTTGTACCCTTTTATAAGCCTCGCATGTACAGCAAGGAGCAGAATAATGACTACTAGAAAACCTGCGGATCTTGTAATAGTCTCAAAAAATCCAgcttcacaaaaagaaaaggagataaaaatatttccagttatAGTTAGAAATCTCTCACGAATCAtctgtttccctttctgtgcAAGAGGCAACacaatttaaataaatcaagCTGAATTTAATTCATCTTGTTCATAACAAAGCAGGCCCTGCAGATGATAATCCAATATTGAGACAACCTGCCCAAGCTGTACATCCAAGCTGCCTAAAGCCAGATTTAACACGCATGTTGAGTTTCTCACTACAAACACCAAAGGAtccccctgctctgccctgagaagttataaaatgatttctttccacttcacatcagaaaagaaatataaatggTGTTTGTCATAGCACAGTGCCAAACCTCCGCATGGGCACCAGCTCACAACATCCACACTACCAATAGGGATGGACCTCCACACCTGAGGGGTCTGCTCAGCATGACCTCCAATTTATACTGTTGGCTCAGAAGGCATTCCTGAAAAACTTCTATTTGCCTCTAGAAAGCCAAAGCACGTCAAGTCTTGGATTTGTTGCCCGACAGGTTGCTGGCACTGTCCCAGCACCATGCatttgctgctcacagctctaACATAAATCCAGCCATTAAAGAAATCCTCAAAGATAATGTGGGGAAAGCACAACTAGGAGGTACTGAGCGCTGCCAGGACCCAATGGGACACAGGAACCATCTGAGTTTGGAGGAGGCCAAATGGATCAGCATACTCAACTACACGTCTGCTGGCTCCTTACCTCATTTCACTAAGTTTTACAGTCCATTTAATGGTCAGAAGGGAACACAGAATGCCCTGGTTGGCCATCGCAGGAACCTTGTTCCTTTGCTTTAAAGTTCTTTCTTGCTTCAACAAGTGGAAATTGTACTTTTTGGACAGATCTACACAGAAACTTTATAGCAATTAAATATTTCCTGCTAGCAATTCCTTATAAAACATTAAAGTGCTCCCAAAGCACACCCTATGATTGTTAGGAGTATAGTAATGAGACGATATTTTTTCCCACCAGGGTACTTAAAGCTTTCAGGAAAGCTCAGCTAATCTTGCCTTTACTTGAGTAATGAGTCCTACTCGCTGTAAATTTCCGGAGGTGACAGATTTACTCAGGTTAGCCCATAAATAtccttgtgggtttttttatttcataatggCTGACTGATCAAATACATTGTTGACTCTATACCCTCTACTTCTTTTTACAAAAGACTGACGTCCCTCATGAAGCCACACGTGGCTTGGCAAACCTCTGTGCTGccaaacaaacaataaagcaCATTTGTTGGCTTTACCTCCCTGAGGAACCCAAGTGTTTTAGCTCTGTTTGCACCACAGGTTTGTATGTTTCAGCAGACCTCATAAAAACAGTGACAGCACGTGCCTCAAAGTTGAATCATGGGTTCGATTTATGGTTTTACTGCCTGTCATCTGCCTTATGGCTGTGCACACAACCTTGTTGAACTCTGCATGACACAGACGTTTCACACAAATTACGTTTCTGTCCTTTCTCCTACTTAAGTTATagcacaaacagcagaggaaaggagaTGACAATCACTGTGAAACCACTGCACACAGTTCTGTCAGTAGCAGGTAAAGGGAatcattaaaatacagaaagtcaGTAAGAAGTTTACCTTTGGAGAACACTTGAAATGCATGCCAGGTACTGGAAGTGTAGTTACATACATCGTAATACACCGATACAGGTATAGTGTGCCAACTATACAGAAAAATCTTCTGCTAATTATAGACctagaggaaggaaaaaagaaaaagaaaatacagtaagcAAAGGTaaggaaaacacacaaactTTGGTCTTCTTGATGCTCCACCTAGGAATACTGACTTCCTTCACAAATGTTCCCACGCTTTGCGGGTCAGAAATACACAAAGGACTCAACTAACGTTACCCATGAAGTTGATTACAGGAAATTTAAGGATTAGAATACAAATGCCTGAGCAGATTTAGTGCTGAAAACATTCCAAAGGATTTCATGCCCGCACCCTTCCATTAGCTTAGAATGGTCACTAATTTTCTATTCAAGGCAGGGGATAAACTtacaatattttcattaaaagatgaaaaggaCTAAGTTAATTTCTGCTGACACGCACCTCTTAGTAATTATAAAGGAATGCTGTGGAAGGAATAGCTTGTATGACCCAAATGAATGAGAACATTTATTTCCTGAGCAGCATTAAGAGAGAAAGCAGATCACATCAGCAACAGAACATCCAAAATACCAACTAAGAGCCTCAACAGCTTCAGAATGGGGTGTTTTCACAAAAGGGCACTCTCCAGGCAAGCAGTCACAGTTGCAACCAGATTCATTCATTGAAGTCTGACAGAAAATTGCTCAGTTTTGGGGTAACGTAGGGAAGTTCCGTAAACACGGTGAGAGCAGGGCACAGAGAGCTGTAAGTTTGACTCAGAAGCAACAGCCAGCCCCAAAACAGGCCTACTGTTACTGCTACATATCGGGCAACACCACCACAAGAAATAAACTTCCAGCACATCCATCAGGATGGAAGCAAACTGCACACAAGCTTGCACAAcctttcatgaaaaaaaaatcaccaataGCTTTACATAACAGAGACCAGACCCAGCTACAGCAGCTCAAGACTTTAACCACTGCTGTATCCTGCTGGCTACAGAACCAGCACTAAACCACTGTTATCTAGAGTTGAGGTTACTTGGGGAATACAAGGGTTACAATACGAGTGCAAGTCCTCACATTcatgttttcctgttctgaagCTTTCACTTTGAAAGATACGATAATAATTTTTCTACAAAGTTGAGCTCTTTCACAGTCCAACATttgtcatcttttcctttttaatagcTTTTGGCAGAGTTATTAAACTGAAGTGCTCCGCTCTCAGAGGAGTTCAACTTTGCAGCTCCGGATCAATAACCTTAGACTCTACAGAACTGGTAGCCCAGGGTAAGCAGCCGAGTTCCATGCATCCTCCACACTCCTGCTCTATGGTGAAACCAACCTAACCCCCTTACCAAAACTACTGGGGCAGGATTCTGTGAAGATATGCAAAGAAAGAAGGCACTTATCTTCCTGTAACACACCAAAGCCCTTGCTGCTGAGCAGACCCACTCAGCAGGCAGAAACCTCCAGTATCTAccttaatttaaaattatttttcagagaaaaaaagaactagcAGGAGCCAGTGGAAAATCTGCACCACGGTTAGGTGGATGGTTACAACCAGCATCCACTTCCACTTCAGGTCTGGTTTTGTAGCACATCAGAAGACACATAGGTCCTGTTCACCTTCATCACGTAGTGCCTGGACAAAATGAGGAAGAGATCGCTATCATGAATGATACATCTCTGTCAGCCTCCATCACTTGGGAGAAAAACATGGGCTATTGGTAAATAACAGATACAGTGTGAGAAGCAATAAGAGATTCACTGCTTAACAGTGACAGCCTCATGGGTAAACATGCTTCTGGCTCATCAGTGATCCTGAACTTTCCCTCAGAGACATCCACGAGTAGCAGCTCTGTCAACCAAGTAGAAGAAACGGATCTCCTGCCTAGCAACCACCAGGCTTCACAGCTCACCCTCACATCTGCTACAATGGCTTTCCCTGACACCGCTGATGCTCAAGGAAACGAGAAAAGTCCATCTGCCTTCCTCCCTTCATTCCTGAATTAAGTTTCAAAGAGCATTATCACTGATAATGCTCTCCACAAAATGATTCAGTTCTTTTCTGGCACTTGGTGGATCACCAACCAAAGCCATGAGAATGAGGTATTCTAGACAAAGCTGTAACACCAGACCCTGTTCCCTTCTGTTCCCTAGTGACAACCCAGGCCTCTCAGACCTCGACGGCTCTTTTCTATATACACAAGAAGAAAGGCCTCTAATGTGTTATGTGACCAGTACTCACGCTGACTGGCACAGAACAGCCATTCCAGGACTGATACTGAAAATGGAAAGCCCTGTTATTCTATGACATTGTCACCTTATAGCCAAAGCAGAAGAACACACAAAGCAAATGGAAGGAAAACTCTCCACATCTATCAAGGATGCCAAAATACTTTGTCATTACTTCAACCCACCTCATTGCTTTGAAATCTCCAAGAACATCATGGATTCTGCTGCTCTTAATCCATCACAGTGTACTTGAACACTGCCCAATTAACCCAACACACTTTTGAAAGCAATCCCCCATAGCCTTCTCTAGGTGCTTCCCTTGGTTTTGAACAACATTTCTGCTCTGGGACACCAAGTTTAAGGCTCCCCTTTTCATTGCtacagcagcaaggagagctcAGTATTGCATCTACCACCATGGGAGCCTGATACAGAAGCCTACACAGCAAGAGACCATGTAAGGATAGATGCTTCCTCCTGTACGTAcatgaacacacacaaaaaaaagcaatttcacaGTTTCTAAGCATCCTACCACACTACAATAAGAATGGACTAAATTAACCATTCTAGAAACTTGCCTTTAAGGAGCTCTGTGGAAGTGCACAATGGTCTTAAAAttccagcagagaaaatgcaatAACTTGTATAAAGCAACAGTAAAGGTGAATAAACAGCAGTCtcaaaaatgatttatttttccagtattcATTAACGACCTTTGCATTTCATAAAATAAGGCGTGAGGGTTTTTTTGGATAGCAGGTGCTTGTCCacagttaaaacaaaaagaacaggcAAAGAAAGAGACCTCGCGTTAGCAGAGGAGGAAAACCCCTTTGGATGAGGCAGCTGTAGGGCATACTTCTGCCTGGACTTAGAAAGGAAAGGTGACATGCCACCTGATATTACTTAGAGCCACCTGACTCTAAACACTCCTCAGGCACAGCAGCACGAGCATGTATATCAGACCACTCATGCTAATACAGTCCATAGTATGGCACTGTAAAGAAATTGAATTAAGCATCCACTTCCACAGTAACTTTGTAAAGGATGAGAGGTAGGTGATTGGCACTGGCAAGCAAACTCACTGTTGCAATTCTGAGCAGGTATGAGCAAGTACCCAGACAACCTTGCAAATTCACTATGTATCTGCACTTCTGCATATTTTATGATAAGCTTTCAACATACTCTGTTCTTGACATTACCTGTACTACCTAACGTCAAGCAGAAAATGCCCTTTAGAAGTTTTAATGCAGCACTGCTTCGGTTCACATCACTGCCTGCCGTTTAGTGCCTGCTGAGGCAGCCTGCTGATGAGGCCTGCTACCTCCAGCTACAAGAGGCATCGCAATCACAAGTGCTCGTCCTGctgggggacttcaaccactcagacatctgctggaaaactagcagggagagctgcaggcaaTCCAGGAGGCTCCTAGAATGCACTAACTTTCTCAGTAAAGTAATATGTGGCCCCACCAGGGGGGGATGCAATACTGAACTTCCTCACCAATTCAAATGACCTGGTTGGTGACATTGGAATTGGaggctgcctgtgctgcagtgacTGTGCTAAGGTGGAGTTCATGGTCCTGAGGGATATGAGACAGGTAAAGAGTAACATCAGAATGCTAGATTTTATGAGAGTTAACTTGTAGCTCTTCCGAGAGTTAGTCAACAAAACACCCTGGGAAACTGTCCCATGGGTAAgggcatggagcagagctggcagatctTTAAGGAAGCTTTTCTCAGtgcacaagagctctccatccccaggtGAAGCAAGCCAAGAAAAGAAGGCAAGGAACCTGCTGgtcaaaatgaagagcaagaagaaaatgcacaagcagtggaagcagggacaTATACCATGGGAAGAGTATAAGGAAGCTGCTGGGATGTGTAGGGATGGGGTCAGGAAGCCAAGGCCCAGTTTGAACTGAACATGGCTAGGAATGCCAAGAATACAAAAGACTTCTACAGGTACCtcaaccagaaaaggaaagtctaGGAGGGCGTACTCCCCATAGTGAGTGACACAGACAGGCTGGtaacaacagacaaggagaaggctgaggtacttcACAACTTTTTTTAAGGGATTTTATGGGTGGACTGTTCAATGGATAAGAACTGTTCAATGGATAAGAACTGGCtgcagagagtggtggtcaataGCTCAAcatctggatggagatcagtgacaagtggtgtcccacAAGGGCCAGTGCTGGGACTGatattctttaatatctttatcagtgacaatGACAGTGGGGTTGACTACACCCACAGCAAGTTTGccaatgacaccaagctgtggggtgcagtgACACATCAGAGGGATgggatgtcatccagagggatcaagacaggctgagcagtgggcccaggtgagcCTCAcaaggttcaacaaatccaaatccAAGATCTTGCACCTGAGTCAAGGCAATCGtcactaccaatacaagctgggggatgaaaggattgaaagcagccctgccaaaaaacaCCTGAGGCTAATGGGGggtgagaagctggacatgaggcagcaatgtgccctcacagcccagaaagccaatcaTACCCTGGGCTGCACCCAAAGAAGTGTGATAAGCAGGGTAAGGGAGATGATCCTgcccccctgctctgtgctggtgaggcctcacctggagcactgcatccacaTGTGGAGTCCTCaatacaggagagacacagacctgaTGGAGTATAaccagagggccacaaaaatgatccaaagaATGGAATACCTCCCCTATTAGGACAGGCTGAatgagctggggctgtgctggagaagagaaagctctgaggtGATCTGAGAGAGGTCTCTCAATATCTAGAGGGATGCTACAGCAAAGAAGGGACAGGCTCTTAACAGAGTCTCCGGTGATAGAACagagggaaatggcttcaagcttaaagagagtagatttaggcTGGAAAAAGTCTTACTGCAGGTAAGAgtggtgagatactggaacaggttacctagTGTTGTGGTTGATGTTTTATCCCTGGACACTCCCAAGGTAAAGCTGAATCAGGTCCtgtgcaacctgatctagctgtgcatgttCCCATTCACTgtaggggagctggactagatgaccgttaaagatctcttccaactctatggattctgtgaaaaatactACGATCTTAGAATAGGATCTTAACATCAAGTGAACTACATTGGGAATAAATATATCCCAAATCAGTTTACAGATGACGACTTATGTGTTTACTCTTATACAGACAGGACAATCAAACGAGTTAAGAACATAGTTATACTCAGTTCAAGGCTTTTCACATGTTAAAAAGGCTCACGTTAAATCTGCAGGCAAGCAAGCCATAGTTTCTTATGTAGCAGTTAGACTAACTCCCTGCTTTTGTACAAGCAGCCCACACAAACTGCAGAGCCCATGGTGTGGCATCTATTTCAGTTTGGGATACCAAAACCTGAAAGACCACAAGAAACTTCATTTTACTTGGACTGTACTTGACCTCCAGATCCACCACAAATACACCCTAGCACCCGGTTTCCAAAAGGTTTTACTTACTTGTATTTTAACAGCAGCCACTGAACAAACCACAGTCCTACAAGGATCATGCCGTTAATTTCACAAATAGAAAAGGCCCATTGCACCCGATCAAAACGATCAAAAAATGCATCTGGTAGGGGAGGCTGCACCTCCTTGGGAGGCACTCGTTCATGAACAACTGAAATTGTCACTGTggtaaagacaaaacaaaaaagtgcaTAAATAAAAGCCAGGAAAGTCTTCCCCCATTCCATGGGATACTGCAAGCGCTCTGGCTCTGGCATAGGGATCTTTATCATCTCCTTCTTATAACCATTTGGCACTCCGTTCAGCTTTGTTTTACTGCTAAAGCCATTTTCATGTGCGGTGTTGTTAATGCTGACACGGACGTGCCCGTTGACATGCCCATTTTTGTGAGCCTCTATGTGATGAGCCATTTTCAAAGTCTCGATCATGTGCAATAGCTGCTGGCCGCTGTCGGATGACACTCGGGAGAGAGGCGTCTTCTTGAAATCCTCCTCCGTCAGGTTGATCAAATCCTGCCCGGTGAAGCTTTTCAATGGCTCACAATACTCCGGCACAGCATTTTCCATTAGCCAATTTGTCACCTCCTCGGGTGACCACAACACCACTTCTTTCATCCTGCCAGGCAGCCAGGGCACAGTCTTACATCGATTTTA
This window harbors:
- the SGMS1 gene encoding phosphatidylcholine:ceramide cholinephosphotransferase 1; its protein translation is MKEVVLWSPEEVTNWLMENAVPEYCEPLKSFTGQDLINLTEEDFKKTPLSRVSSDSGQQLLHMIETLKMAHHIEAHKNGHVNGHVRVSINNTAHENGFSSKTKLNGVPNGYKKEMIKIPMPEPERLQYPMEWGKTFLAFIYALFCFVFTTVTISVVHERVPPKEVQPPLPDAFFDRFDRVQWAFSICEINGMILVGLWFVQWLLLKYKSIISRRFFCIVGTLYLYRCITMYVTTLPVPGMHFKCSPKLFGDWESHLRRIMKLIAGGGLSITGSHNMCGDYLYSGHTVILTLTYLFIKEYSPRRLWWYHWLCWTLSMVGMFCILLAHDHYTVDVVVAYYITTRLFWWYHTMANQQVLKEASQTNLLARVWWYKPFQYFEKNVQGIVPRSYHWPFPWPVLHRGRQVKYSRLVNDT